Below is a window of Lepisosteus oculatus isolate fLepOcu1 chromosome 8, fLepOcu1.hap2, whole genome shotgun sequence DNA.
ATTGGCGTAGCACTGATACTAAAGGAACACATAACTGATTCACAGCGTCTATGCTGGCCTCTGACTGGAACCAGGAAAAAAGGTTTTTGCTGAAAAAagtgctttatactgtaaaaaaaatgaagaataatTTGCCATGAGTAAGGCTTCACCAATCTCCAGTTTACATTCAACTCCTCTTCCCATTCCTGAAGTGTAATTGGAAATTGGAAGCAAACAAGGgccgggaaagtgcacagagatTGGACTGGCATGGTCAATCCAGTTGAGTGCTTTCAATGCTTGCTTGTGTCAGAGTCTCAGTACTTGTGTCCATGGAGGCAGCTGATTGCTGGGAAGGCAGAGGGGAGCGTTTCATCACCTGCACTCCACTGCAACTGTGTTCTGGGTGGGAGAGGCCGAGGACGGGCTCATTCCTGTATCGGAGGAACCGGACGATGTGGACGCCGTCGTGTGAGAAACTGCCAACAGCAAAATCAGTTAAATTACAACCTAAACTGGAAGATCAGTGATCGCTTTCTTTTTCACGATAGTCCTTCAATAAAGCACACTAGGCACTGTCTTCAATTAACAAAAGACAGGCGCATCAGCAGAGCTTTCGAGACGCAACAGGCCTTCAGAGTGCAGGTTCCTCAAGGCAGTTTGAGAATTAAAGCAAAGAACATATCAGACTTAACTGTGAAGTATTATTTATAGATATGCGTTTGGTTCATGCTAGCTCAAGTGGAATAAAGAGCAATCTTAccttctctttctttcttttttaatctttttcgtCTCCTGTCAATGGAAGCCACCTCTGACTTGAGTGACATATAGTACTTCCTTATTTCCTGCAGTTTGTCTTGCAGGAAGGTGATCCTTTCTGTACTTGTCATACTGTCCAGTTCCGCTGTACCAACAAAAGTTTTGAGAGATTCTTATTCTATGGCTTAGACATACTATAACAATCAACATTACACAATgcagtgtgttttcttttatcttCAGTATACACgaatgaaaaaaagtaaatttttgaaaaaaataaaatcactatGCTATTGTACTGACAAATGTACCTGCTCTGttacaaacattttcaatttatttgaaCAGAATGGACAGTCAAATTAAGTTAAGTAACAAagtctccccccaaaaaagtaCTCACTGAGCTGGAAGGTCCACTTGTATGTTCTCGGGGAAGGAAAAGCATGCTTCTCCCTGTGTTTCTCCTTGTCCGCGTCTTTGCTGCTCGGAGACGTCACCCTGGCTGGAGACCGGGCCAGCTTGTTGGCCTTGGACACGCCGGAGTGCTTCACCGGAGTGCACTTGCTGGGGTTCTCAATGGCAGGAAGGTCTTCACTGTCGCTGCTGTGCCCTGCATTACAAGAACATGTGTTCAATTACACCACATCATTTCAGCACATGTGGGGCaaacagactgaaaaaaagagaaactcaCCTGCTCCATTCTTCTCATTTTTAGATGCTACACTGGTGCGTTTCTGGTTACGCTTCTGCTTCTTAGCGGACAAGCTGTTATTACAATCCATTGACCTCTTCTGACCTAAATTAAAAGGTaggaaaaaacaattttcaataACATCATTAAAACCATCagatattaaacatttaaactggaCTATTTGATCATAAACAGTACTTCAGTATGGCCAAAAGTTATGCTCCTTTtccaaataaaacacaatgtgcAATTCAGACAACATATTTGTCCAGATCGGGTGTGTCTAGACCTGGTCCTGGGAAGCTCATATCTAGCAGGAAAGAAATCTCTATAAAGACCTGAAACTATTTCCCATTGATCAGTTAAATTTACCAAATTAGTTCATTTACTGATcctcaagaaaacaaaatcaaaataccCTTCAACCTTCAAGAAGCAGAGCTCCCCTCCACAGAACAAATTTGTTTAATCAATAACATAAAAGTATTCATAGTCTTTAGAGAAAGAGGATTGGGGGTATCCCAAAACACTCATAAGTGGACTAGGGTACGGAGACCCTGATCTAGATAAATCAGCTCACACATGGCCAGATAGCAGACAGAAGTGGTGTCAGACTCACCCCTGTCTTTGCTGTCCCTTTCCTGGAGGGATAAACTGCAGTTGCTGGAGCTGGTGCTGGCATCAAACCCATTGGCAGACTCACTCTCACACAGGCCTTCCTGAGACTCTCCCGCGACACTGTCCACCTCGATCGTTGTGTCACTCTCGCTCTTGGTGCTGTGCGACTCGTCGGGGCTGGGAGCGGCAGCTGGAGAGGCCACTGGGAAGCCCTGCTGCGACCCGGCGGCCACATCCGCCAAGCTCAGAGCCCGAGACTTGTCGTCTACCGTCTCTTCGCTTGGGGGCTTCTCCTTCTCGTCCAGGTCATCGAGGTCAACCTCGTGACACATCAGGGCTTCAAGGCCAATCTGTGGCATGAGCTCTTCCTCCTCTTTCAGCTCACTTTCATCTGCAGGCTTTTCGGGACCGACTTCAGTCCCGTCTTTGACGGGTGGTACAACCTCCGGGGTGAGGGAAGGCATCTccattttatttacaatgtCATCCGGCAAACTGTCTTCACAGCCCCCCCTGAAGATGCCATCGacttccattttcttttcaggAGAGACAGTCTTCTGCTCCTCCCTCTTCTCCAAGCGTACCTTCTTGTCGGCCACCTGCTGCTCTCCAGCCTTCCTTTTCACCGGCCTTTTGTCCTCCTTGCAGACATCCTCACTGGCCGAGTCCGTGTCGGAGTCCTTCAGCTCCTGCTCAGCATCTTCCAAGGCTTCTGCGATTTCTGCCGGCTCTGCCTTCTCGGGCGTTAGAAGGCAGGTGTCTGTGCTCTCCGTGTGGTTGGTCGTGGGGGGCTTGCTCATTTCTGAACTGGGTTCCTTGGACCTGCTCCGCCTCCCCCTGGGTTTTGGGGATTTCTCTGTCTCCTTTCTGCCCGTCTCCTCCTCTTTCTGCTGCTCTATTGGTTTATCTTGCTCCAAGACCACATACTCCTCTGCCTGCTCTTCCTCCTCGGACAGCATAGGCGGCTCTCGCCTTTGTTCCTGGGGGCTTCTGGGACATTCCTGCTCCAGTTCGCGCTCCTCAGCGCTGCTTTTGTCATCCTCTGCCTCACCACCCTGTGTGGCGTCGGGGATATCTGCCCGGTCTGCTTTCTTTCCTGGAGTGTCCTCAGCTTCACTTTCTTCTGACGAATTACCAGAATCTTATAGGGAGAAATATTAGGATCAGTATCACAGCAAAAAGAcagcaacagcaaaaaaaatagttttccttCTATGGTAACACTGAATTAAAGATATATTGTAACCTAGTTCTTTTACTTCATTACTTATTCGCTTAATATAGTAAAAACAATGTACTAAGACAATTTTTGACCAATCGAACAAGTCAGACAACCCTGAAAAcgatattaaaaattaaagttgaTGCTCAAGTTTTGCAAGTGATAATTATGCCCAGTGCTTGATGttgactatttttaaaaaggaaagcaGAAAATAAGCCCTCTCAAATATATTTCTGAAATCCTTTGATTCTTTGATACTTAAATACTAAGAAATCACCCAATTAAAAGTTGTCGATAGCAGCACAAGAATGaagctttatttttacattcagGTTTAAGATCCAAAAAGACAATGAACCATGCTACTGAAACTATACACTTACTCTTCACAATGCTTAATAAGGAAAATAAGCCAAACGCTTTAATACTATTTGTGCTACATATcacattacagtatactgtaggtataataTCTAACTGATGGTCAACTTTTGTACACATTGTATAACTGTTTCCTAAAGGAATAATACTTCTCAAAGCTGTACCATTATAAATATCAGGAACTGtcgatttatttttttttccataaattgTCACAACTAACATATGAAATAAACACTTTCAACATGACCACAAGATAAATGTCATAAACAGTGACTTATTCATACCATTAATGACAGTATCATTAACACTGAAAAGGGATATGAACGGAAACAAGCTGAAACAGGAACAGTCAACTACTTCTAAAATATCGTTTTAATTAATATCTATCTGCAAATGTTTTAAGAGAGAACGTCCAGAACAGCAAACTGACAATTACTGAAAGGAAAAGGTTTTGGTTTTGAAGCCTGACTGTATCTTGCAGAATATCAGGCAACTTGTTGAAAGCATCGTGCACCTTCTCTCAGGCTGCcgccagctctctctcctactgGGAAGTGTCAGCAGAATAACGATCAAAAACACCACCGACCACAACTGGGCTGATTTCTCCCCTTTTCAATACTAGGCTGATATCTGCATACCTCCACCGATTTAGAGAACACTAATATTCtcaaaaataaatgtagagTAATTGCCCTTTCAGGAAATGTGCTTAGCCCAAATGTCTACTGCCCTGTGTTTCTAGAGTAAAAGAGGTCCTCTGCACCCTAGAAATATTCATCTGCATACAAACATGGTATTCCTGTGCTACTGAAGTATGAACCCGATGTTACGGCGAACAAGACCTTACCGTTGGATCCTCTATCAGAATCACAAGTCATTCCAGACGTCCGCCTTGTCCGCCTTCTAGGTGTTCCTATAAAAGAAAACGCATTTTGTGAATCCCACTCAGAGCTTTAGCAATTCTGAACCCAATTCCTTTAAGACCCTTAAgcagggaaaacaaaacatttcttcaaaaacatactTCTATTTTGTTATAAAACCAGCTCATTATAATTCTAGACTGTAAAATCATGAAGCTAACCAAACCAGAAAATTAAGCTGCTTGTTTcaggtttaaatttaaaagcttacTCTGTTGAAAACCAAGATTCCTACCTATAAACATGTGCTAAAACAACTCCAAACGCACGTCTTGGCGAACAGAGAGGCGGCCTTGCGACCCATTCAGGAACAACCGCGAACTAGAAAAATCAACACCCTTTCCGAACAGCGGAAAGCGCAAGCTAGAAAGCAGGAATACCTTCGACGCCATTGGGCAGCGCAGACGCATCGGAGAGGCGTGCGCTCTTGCAGCTGGCTCTGCCATCACTGCTGGGCGTTTTGGAGACACTCCGAGAGGAATTGGGAGGGGTGGACTTGAGGGGGGGCCGACCCCGTTTGGACTTGCTCTGTTTTTCctcctctttcttttcttccttcTCACCCTCATCTTTATTctaagaagcaaaaaacaacaattatttTGGAGAGGTGCAAAGGATTTTCGAGCTGACGGTTCCTTTAAAAGCATTCGCCGACGTCTGCACACCACCTCACCTTGACTCTCTTCTTCTGCTTCCTTTTTGTCCCACTTTTGTCCACCGGCCAGATAATTCTGTCAGCTTTCACCCACTCATCATACCTACACAACAAACATGGAAACAGCACTATGAAAGCCATTCATTCCAATAACATTACAAAGTCCCAAGGCTAGCAGCTAGCAACCAACTCCAAATCTCACTGCATGATGCCAGGAACATCAGAAGCATCAGTGTGCTTCTTGAGAAGAGCTTTACAAAGCGctgtgaaaagcagacatactAATACTAGGCCTTTTAACAAAGATCTACATCACTCTCCAGAAATGACAAGAACACAAATATATCTAACGCACAGCTTTGCTATTCAAGTGCCACTTGaattaatgctgaaagaaacacCCAGCTTTATGCTTACCTCACATTCCATCCATAATAGTGCACTAAGTACAGAACCTCTCCATCATCCATTTCAGTGTTCTTAATGTTGGCTTCATAGATTTTCTGAGTTTTCCCCCGgccatattttacttttactttagtCCCAGTGAGGCAATGATCCTCCTCCCCATCCTCTTCAGCCTCCTCTTtgttctctctctcacccctggATAAAGAAAAGTGAGACTGATGAATGGATGCAGGGGCCTGTGTGCTAATTCTGCCTGGAAAGGTGACTTTTCCCTCTGTTCTGCTGCTAAACTCGCACCTCCACACAGCATTTTAATGCTCATTTACACGCCTGTCTCACTTCTTACACCATTCTTTGTAGCATATTGCTGTCACAAAGGGAATGGCCAACAAAAACACTTTATCCACTTTCTCGGTCCTAATGCGTAGAAAGAACAGGTACATAAATGTTTCGTCGAGAGAATAGGCTACCTACGGAAGACTGAACATTTTCtgccatttaaaaatgtgcCTTTTTATTCAGATTGGGTTAAAATCCCAAATCGCACTAGATAGCACAACCTCAATGGCTACAACTGTTAAACTGCATCATCATTCAATAATCCAATTGGATGAAGTAGTTCTACTGCAAGTCACAGAAATCTTAAGTGACTTAAataaaaagcactgaaatcGGTGATGAAGAAATCCAGACTGCGGTgccaattaatacattttttctgctttttccaCACCGGAACATTAAATAAACCTGCTGTGTGCATGCCCTTTATTTTCTCAACAGAGAAAAGTGAAGTAGTGCAGTGACCTCTCTATCGGctttcctctctcctcctcctcctcctcctcctcttcttcttcctcttcatcctcctcctgctgctgctcgtCTTGCTCCTCCTCCTCGGACTCCCTGTCCGACTCCTCCAGCCTCCTGCTCCTCCGCTCTGCCTTGGCTCTCGGCGGCCCTCTCTTCCCGGGAATCTCGCTCTCCTGCCGGTCCTTCTTCCCGTCTCCCACCTCGTCCGCTTGCTCACTTTCCTTCACTCGCTCCAGTTTGATGGCATCTTTTCCTTCAGATCTGACAGGGGTCACCGTGCACCTCCTCCTCCCCTGCAGAAGGAGAAACTTGCACATGAATGACTGTCAAATTCATCACGGCATCTGTAGCAGCTACAGTGAAATGTGACCATTTAAATGTGCACAGAAAGCATTTCACAAGGCACAGAAAGCATTTCAACATTTGTCTTACAGTCTCAAAAGCATTCTATAATATCTGTACGCAATTATGCAAATATTATTCATGCGATGTGATTATTTTTATCTATGAACGAAGTAGTACAGACTCCTGCACAGATTCACCGCTACCCTCAGTCTTTTTGATTCAACTTGCAATATTACTTGAAGTCAAAGCACGGTAAAAAGTCAAAcctcttaaaatgaaaaatacatgtgCTGTTCGAACTTACGTTTCACTGCCTCCTAATTTAACACCGGGGTAAAGATACCATAACGCTTACAGACTatggaaattaaaaaacaaaacaaaaacaacaatccCAAAAGTAGCCTGAAATGGTTTAACACCGACTACAGCATCAAGTATTTTCTTGTTCTCTGGAAACAAGAAAAACCTCCTGACCCTGGGGTAGCGGATTTCCTTCTGCTCCTCTTTTTCACTCTCGCTGCTGGAGTCGGACTCTTCTGCCAGGGGCTTCTCTTCTCCTCCAGTCAAGGCCTCTTCTCCCACCGCCTCTTCCTGGTCTTCggacacctcctcctcctcctccagatcCTTCTCTACTTCCGTCACATCAGCCTTTTTCTCCACTTTGACTGCGGGCTTGGGATCATTGTGATGGATGGTCCTGAACTCTATACACGCTGATCGGCAGTACTCCTCAAACCCATAGAGGTACCTGCGTGGCAAAAGAGGATTGTACACCATGAAACTGCAGGACAGAAGAACGGAAACGTACTTCATCGCAACAAGAGCTCAACAACTGCAAGAAGCAAACTTAACATCAGAAAGAAATGAGAATAGACAAGATATACTCGATTTGAAGGGCCTGggaacaagtattctgctattatGCAGAATTTCGATAGTTCGTTATGATTTAGTTATTGGAAAAACACCAGGATGGAAAAGGCATCTATACACAGGCAGATTCAGATTTTCTTTCGCATTATATATATAGATAGGCATTCGCAATTAGTAATTCACTAACTACTTGAAATATGAGTGGTAAGAGTCTACATttacaacaaattaaaatgtattacgaATTCGACTTACTTCCTGTAGGCAGTCTTCACATTGTAAGAGGCGGCAGAGTTCAGAATAGGAATCCCAAGGTCCATATAGATTTGTTTCCACACTGCACCACTTTCAATCTGCAATTATCCATCAAACAAGTTGTAAACTAGCTGTAAAAGTAAACTAATGACATGTAATACTTATGtttagacattaaaagcatttacACATTCCAAAAACCTAGCATTTTCAGCTGCAACAATTTCATGACCGAGAAAAGTGATGATCTTATGCAGCaggtgcactgacattttattgaacaaacaACTTCGGTAAATTCATTACACTGATTAACATCAGTCATCAATGAGATGTCTACTGTGACACTGTGGCATGTGTGATCATTACAGCAAAAGGGACAACATCAGTGAATcatgctttgcaccaggttgTAGTCTTAAGGGATTCTGCTCCATTCCTCTCATAGATTATGTACAAGCAGGAGCATGTTCACTAGTCTAGGAGCAGTAGTTGTCTCACATCCTAGCTCAACCCACAAATGTCCAATGGCAAGCAGGGCATCGATAGCTTAACTCTCACATAACTGTCACAGGCTCTACTGTCTTGATAAGTGGCGCATATTGGTTCCTTTATTTTTCTCACCAAGCTTGACATTTGGAAGATTAAATCCCTTTCGCCTGTTCCCAAGCAACTCTCTCACTACTGTGGTGATTTGGCATGCAACAGTTGTAAGACACCAAGGAGTATCACAGTCAGTAATGAATAATCAATTGATGAAAATGATACCATGAAcatgtaatcaatacacaaccTGCATGATTTAGTTTTCACAAAGCACACATGTATAGAGTGAGAGTTTCATTAAATGTTCAGTATGCAAAAATCTAGTCAATCAAGTTGCACAAATGCACATTTCACTCACATTGTCACATCCTCCTTGATGATACACCAGCCTGAAAAGCTTGAAGAGGTTCAGATCCTTGTAGCCAAGAACAGGGGGCTTATTAATTGGAGTCCCTGTGAACCACAAACATTGGACATTGCTTTACCTAACATTTATATTACATGAGCAGGGGCCACAGGCCAACAGTGGCCCAGAATCCAATTCATGCCAAGTGACAAAGCTGTGGGAAAAATCATTGCTGATTCATGTTAAATGTGTGCTTTGAAAAACTGTGGAAAAATAGCACTGAGCCATCTTCACAACAAGCATTTTGTAGGTAAAAAACGCCAAGAAAATTGCTTGGCAGCATTTTGTAACCTACGGTTTACGTCGATATGCTGTCGATGAAGTCAGGAATTTAATTTCAGGGATTTCAGAAATTTTACCTTTCAACACTTGATATTTTGTTAGGGGGCTGTAGAAAGTGCCATGCACTGCAAAGAATTCGAGGTGGCAACCTATTCATCTTTCATCGTGCTGCCATAACGACCCACAATCAAGTGAAATGACATTCTTAAGCCTGCAGTATCTAATTACGAGAGCCCAAGTAAAGCATTAACCTCAACCCAGCGAGTCAAACCCAAGCCAGCTGATCTGGCCGTCAGTGGCTTGCAAGAGTCAGGAAGTCCCGAGCAGACCTTACCTCTGTCCTCCATGAACTTGTAGAGCTGCTGCAGGAAGTGGTCTCTTTCCTCAGGGTCAGGCTCCTCTTCTGGCTGTAAACAAACAAGCACACAAGTCACACCCGCCTGCCATCATCCTCATCATCAGCTTCATCCTCACTTGCACTCAAGAACTGTACTTCTGCCAGAGTCTCAGCACAAGTACACTTAGAAAAGCAGGCAGGCAGAAGGCCCTTTCTCTCAGTAAAATGCACGATCCTGCTAAAAGGTGTATTCTGCATTTTGTACAAATCCTTTCACAACAGCACTGGAAAGGAAAACAGGTTTTACTTACTTTAAAGAGACAAGAAGGTTACAGAGTCAAACAGTTGCTGACAATAGTGAGCAAGCTCTCCAATGAGATAAAAATGGCTGCAATTACCTGAAATACTGAACTCATCTTGCAAATTAATCACAATCAGGGATGTTTTCCCCCTTTCATCTGTATAATACACTTAGTCTAAATAATTCAGCGACAGTACTAATGTGTTACAGCTATTTTATAGCCAACACATAACAgttttttcaaaagcattttaagGAATATTAACATATTAGAGGTCTGTAAAAATGACTTTGCTTTAGAGCCAGAGAAAGTTATCCAGTTCCTTCTAAGGCAGTATTCCATATACATTGTAAGCTGACTAAAGTGCTTTCCTTTAAAGCCTGAAGATTCAGAAGACATGTGCGGAGTGAATTTATAATGAAGAGAGTATCATGACAAATCAGAATACAATTCAAAGATGAAtaatgcattacaaaataaaaggcaGACAGCTACACTTTTGGTCTAAAAATACCAACTGCATAAATAACGTCGTTAAAGTCTGTCAGCACAGTAAAACACTGTGCTTACAATGGTTTCCCAAAGGACGGGGATATTAGCATAACACACTTCCACCTTCTTTACAAAGGCCCCTTGCTTTGTTGTGGGTTTCTTTGTGTGAAATATGTCTCATACTCCACAGACCAAGGTCAATATCACAACACCCAAGAGGAAACTTCACACAAGCCCCACAGTGACTCAACGCTCAGGACTTGTCAGGACACTTTGCTTCCTCACTAACCTATTTGTTCAGGTGGGACAGAAATCCACAGGTCACCGAACGGTGGGCAGGGTGCACTAAGACCTTTGGCTTGTAGCTGTGTGATAAGCGCCCTCTAGAAAGCTGCTCCTTGTTTTGCTGCCTATTCCACATGCTCACCAGGACTGCTGCAAAACTCAGTCCACACCACCGCTATGATCCACCCACACTCACTCTGTACTTCGCAACGAAGGCACAGGAACTCCTAAGCCCTACGATAAAAAGAGGGCTCCCGAAAGGCGTGACCAGGTAGTGTGCTCCCTGCACTACGCCCCTGTCTGACAGCCACTGGGACTGCCCCAGCAGCTGGGGAGAGGGCTGGGGGCGACCCGCCTCTTGTGACGACGCCAGTGACTGACGCGCCCCTCTTCCGGCGACTGCTCAGCAGCCTGTTATGTCCCTGCAGAGCTCGTAAGGAAGGGGGGCCAGAGGAGCACTTCCTTGGTCCCTGGGTGGACACCAGTGTCACTGTCGGGAGCCCAGACTCACACACCTGGCAGCTCCAAACCAGGTGGGTGCTAACAAAACCAGCACTTCTACactaggaaaaaaaagcatgaaGAGTTACTTTTATTGTTCAGACTAGAAGCTACAGggaatttgtttttgtataatTTAGTGAATACAATAGCTAGAATTAATATACAGATTGTCTTAACTGTTCAAACGTTGCTCAGCATGTttcaaatcaaatattttaggggaaaaagaaaaaaaaatacaattttacgaAAAATTGTTAAGGCTTTACAGCACCCGAGAAGAGAGCTGATCAGATAGCCAAGAGAAATGAGACATCAGACTGACTTCAGCACAATCTGCGAAACCATTCTCAAAATATCATCATGTCAGCTCTTGTTCTGCAAGACTAGGTAATACTGTAAACAACATCTCATAACATTAGATTCAGTTTTGAACATATAGAATGCATTACTTGATTTGCTAAAACACAAACCCAAAATTTTCAGCTGCAGTAATTTTGCACCTCAGGTCTGTTCTAAAGaactcaaaatgttttgtaacaCATTGAGTTCTGCTGCACCTCCAAAACTTCTACAAAGCCTCTTCAGACCCACAACACCTTAAATACACAATAGGGCATTAAAAACCAACAATCCAACCCTACTATATAGCCGTGAACCTTGAGTGAAACATTTTTCTACTATTGACTAAACACAAACCTCACAAACATGAATACATAAAGGCAAAATTAGTATTAATTGAGAAAAAATACCTTTTTACAATGGCAATTCTGCTAGTGAAGtacatttctttgaaatacGTGCCAAGTACTTTGAGCATACACCAATGCAAACACCAAAGACAGAAAAAACTCTTTCCAACAATGGAAACAAAACCTGTTCCAATTATGTTGTAAATAATTAACACACAAAGACGACAGTTTTGGTTTCAAATCCTTCACAGTAATGTGGGGTCAAAACTTACTTCTGTGAGCAGGAAAACCAAATTGAGCCTCCCAATTTTAAACACAGTGCTACATGGCTACACTTCTCGTTTCTGAAGCTGCACGTCTGCAGCAAATTAAACATCAAGTGAGGAAAGCAAGTCTGACTGCCTCGTTTAAAGGCAGCTGGCAAACACCCACAGGCAGGAAGCCAAGCTTCAGCTAAGCTCTCCTATCTTTAGAGCATGCTCTCAATGAAAGCCAGCAGTGTGTTGCCATGGAAACGCTGTCGGAAGCCATGTGTACAACCATTCTGCCTGGCTCGGAGAACAGGAAGAATAAGCTCTATTGTTGTTTTCTGTAGCTCAAACATTTTCACAGACTACAGCAATTCGGGAAACTAGAGTACGGGTATTTGACCAAGACATCAATTTCTGCGTTTTAGAAAAGCAGACCCAAACATTgtgttaaaggaaaaaagaaacttcTATTGAGAAGacaatgcaaaaacattttttagcaAACCCACTTCTAAAAACACCTAAACTCATACATGATACAGTTCACCCACTGAAAATTATCCAACACTTATCTAAAACCTTGTAACACAGCTAAGTTCATTTGCAGCCTTTCATCATTTGTGGCTCTCGTTCAGCAACTAGAAATAAACCAAATAGAAAGTAAAAAGTAGAGGAATCCAAATACGCCAGCTAGATACCAATACcactcatttttatttctataaagAAGTGCAAAAACATTTAGGCCGCTTTCACAAGTACCCCAATACCCAGTAATTCTTGATTTCCCTTTTTGACACCTCACCAGCATCCCTCGTTAGCCAAACTCGCAGAACGTGTTGTTACTGCGACACCTCATCAAGCTTCAACGCGCTATACAGCAAGCACAGATGAGTCAATATAAAAAGGGGGGTCTTGAGATTCAGGACACtcagcacattttaaaatccTACCTCTTCCACTTCTACTTCCTTCTCTTCATCATCCTCACTGTCCCTTCGTCCCCCATCTTCTTCATCGCTACTTGAGGACTCCAGGATCTCACTCATATCCATCTTCCAGCTTTCAGGGACAGTTCGAGCCTTCAAGAAGAGCTGTGCTTCTTCATGCCCTAGAACGAAGGCAGAACATCACTGAACTGGTCCTTCAAGTTACACAACCACACCAAAGCCACCAGTAATGCTGTACTCTACCTCTCTTAGTGGAATACTCTGGCTTGGATATGCTGTTAGCATCCAGCTCATGGACGTCTTTTCTTGCCACTGtgtaactgaaagaaaaagaaacaggagaGTAGATTTATGCTGGTGATGCTGTTGAAcacaaagactggaaaagaaaactgaagaacTCAGGACACCAGTATAACAACCATTCAATCCCACTTACTGCAGAAGAGCTTACTTCACCTTGTTTGCTTTTCAATAGTACAGACTGAAGACAAATTAATATTATGCATTCACAGAGATTCTCGGTCTCACAAAGATTGTTAATACTTCATTGAGGATTATGGTGTAAAACCATTCAAAAAGGATTTATCTATGGTAGCAACACAATGAGTcaactttttaatttaattacagaAACGGC
It encodes the following:
- the arid4a gene encoding AT-rich interactive domain-containing protein 4A isoform X1 gives rise to the protein MKAADEPAYLTVGTDVSAKYRGAFCEAKIKTVKRLVKVKVLLKGDNTSQVVQDDQVKGPLRVGSTVEVKSPDGLFHEGVISKLTDASWYTVVFDDGDERTLRRTSLCLKGERHFAESETLDQLPLTNPEHFGTPVIGKKTNRGRRSSLPVAEDEKEEESSEEEDDDKRRLNDELLGKISCVQSSSDKTASYIALVISPSCSDDLAIKKDQCLVRSFADSKFYTVARKDVHELDANSISKPEYSTKRGHEEAQLFLKARTVPESWKMDMSEILESSSSDEEDGGRRDSEDDEEKEVEVEEPEEEPDPEERDHFLQQLYKFMEDRGTPINKPPVLGYKDLNLFKLFRLVYHQGGCDNIESGAVWKQIYMDLGIPILNSAASYNVKTAYRKYLYGFEEYCRSACIEFRTIHHNDPKPAVKVEKKADVTEVEKDLEEEEEVSEDQEEAVGEEALTGGEEKPLAEESDSSSESEKEEQKEIRYPRGRRRCTVTPVRSEGKDAIKLERVKESEQADEVGDGKKDRQESEIPGKRGPPRAKAERRSRRLEESDRESEEEEQDEQQQEEDEEEEEEEEEEEEERGKPIERGERENKEEAEEDGEEDHCLTGTKVKVKYGRGKTQKIYEANIKNTEMDDGEVLYLVHYYGWNVRYDEWVKADRIIWPVDKSGTKRKQKKRVKNKDEGEKEEKKEEEKQSKSKRGRPPLKSTPPNSSRSVSKTPSSDGRASCKSARLSDASALPNGVEGTPRRRTRRTSGMTCDSDRGSNDSGNSSEESEAEDTPGKKADRADIPDATQGGEAEDDKSSAEERELEQECPRSPQEQRREPPMLSEEEEQAEEYVVLEQDKPIEQQKEEETGRKETEKSPKPRGRRSRSKEPSSEMSKPPTTNHTESTDTCLLTPEKAEPAEIAEALEDAEQELKDSDTDSASEDVCKEDKRPVKRKAGEQQVADKKVRLEKREEQKTVSPEKKMEVDGIFRGGCEDSLPDDIVNKMEMPSLTPEVVPPVKDGTEVGPEKPADESELKEEEELMPQIGLEALMCHEVDLDDLDEKEKPPSEETVDDKSRALSLADVAAGSQQGFPVASPAAAPSPDESHSTKSESDTTIEVDSVAGESQEGLCESESANGFDASTSSSNCSLSLQERDSKDRGQKRSMDCNNSLSAKKQKRNQKRTSVASKNEKNGAGHSSDSEDLPAIENPSKCTPVKHSGVSKANKLARSPARVTSPSSKDADKEKHREKHAFPSPRTYKWTFQLIGTAELDSMTSTERITFLQDKLQEIRKYYMSLKSEVASIDRRRKRLKKKEREVSHTTASTSSGSSDTGMSPSSASPTQNTVAVECR